The Synchiropus splendidus isolate RoL2022-P1 chromosome 1, RoL_Sspl_1.0, whole genome shotgun sequence genome includes a window with the following:
- the s1pr1 gene encoding sphingosine 1-phosphate receptor 1 encodes MAESTYSDLIAKHYNYTGKYRKTDPDAGLKADSVIFIIVCCFIILENILVLTTIWRTKKFHKPMYYFIGNLALSDLLAGVVYTANILLSGANTYKLTPTQWFFREGSMFVALAASVFSLLAIAIERHLTMLKMKLHNNGNTFRVFLLISTVWMIAAVLGGLPVMGWNCIQSLSRCSTVLPLYHKTYILFCTTVFSILLMAIVALYARIYVLVRTRSRKLSFRKVTNGRNANANSKSSEKSMALLKTVIIVLSCFIACWAPLFILLLLDASCETLACPILYKAEWFLALAVLNSAMNPLIYTLTSNEMRRAFLKTLLCCTSCLRPKAKFSGPIMGAEFSRSKSDNSSHPNKEEPEYSPRETTVVSSANITSSS; translated from the coding sequence ATGGCTGAGTCCACCTACTCCGACCTGATCGCCAAACACTATAACTACACCGGCAAGTACCGCAAGACAGACCCGGACGCCGGCCTGAAGGCCGACTCTGTGATCTTCATCATCGTATGCTGCTTCATCATCCTGGAGAACATCCTGGTCCTGACCACCATCTGGAGGACCAAGAAATTCCACAAGCCCATGTACTACTTCATCGGGAACCTGGCGCTGTCCGACCTGCTGGCAGGTGTGGTCTACACCGCCAACATCCTGCTGTCGGGCGCAAACACCTACAAGCTGACGCCCACGCAGTGGTTCTTCAGAGAGGGCAGCATGTTCGTAGCGCTGGCTGCGTCCGTCTTCAGCCTGCTGGCCATCGCCATCGAGCGCCACCTCACCatgctgaagatgaagctgcACAACAACGGGAACACCTTCCGCGTCTTCCTGCTCATCAGCACCGTGTGGATGATCGCGGCGGTGCTCGGCGGCCTGCCGGTCATGGGGTGGAACTGCATCCAGAGTCTGAGCCGCTGCTCTACGGTGCTTCCGCTCTACCACAAGACCTACATCCTGTTCTGCACCACCGTCTTCAGCATCCTGCTCATGGCCATCGTGGCGCTGTACGCCCGGATTTACGTGCTGGTGCGCACACGCAGCCGCAAGCTCAGCTTCCGCAAGGTGACCAACGGCCGCAATGCAAATGCCAACAGCAAAAGCTCAGAGAAATCCATGGCTCTCCTCAAGACTGTCATCATCGTCTTGAGCTGCTTCATTGCGTGCTGGGCGCCGCTCTTCATCCTCCTGCTGCTCGACGCGTCCTGCGAGACGCTGGCCTGCCCCATCCTCTACAAGGCGGAATGGTTCCTGGCACTGGCTGTGCTCAACTCCGCCATGAACCCGCTGATCTACACGCTGACCAGCAACGAGATGCGCCGCGCCTTCCTTAAAACGCTGCTGTGCTGCACCTCCTGCCTCCGGCCGAAAGCCAAGTTCTCAGGTCCCATCATGGGTGCCGAGTTCAGTCGCAGCAAGTCAGATAACTCCTCCCACCCCAACAAGGAGGAGCCAGAGTATTCGCCCCGTGAGACGACGGTCGTGTCCTCGGCCAACATCACCTCCTCGTCCTAA
- the LOC128747742 gene encoding uncharacterized protein LOC128747742 isoform X2, with the protein MDLIWLLTLFQSYSAVVSRPRSDDKPEILLSRAEIQDGDTMTISCLLPIIYRGGTCRLFRKHSTVPFRQMIAHTYDCDFHLTSSELLGSQLTGRVVRFKCDYTLQQYTSAFSDSAMMIVWGSRPSPSLSVRRHVVSLQDTVEVMCTPPRHEVSSYCEFYKDRTKVKVESCTYNITGSQLLIWENPALLTPVNLTCRYITDSYFRSEPSNHHMIFVVDAAQAITSTVCGVSLEQGEGEWQFDSGRESTVTVRAASSDQQANSTCVAVSDQTSLEESGLGA; encoded by the exons ATGGACTTGATTTGGCTCCTCACTTTGTTCCAGAGCT ATTCAGCAGTGGTCTCCAGGCCCAGGTCGGACG ATAAACCCGAAATCCTCCTGAGCAGAGCTGAAATTCAAGATGGTGACACGATGACCATCAGCTGCCTCCTTCCAATCATCTACAGGGGCGGGACTTGTCGCCTGTTCAGGAAACATTCCACTGTGCCTTTCAGACAGATGATCGCTCACACTTACGACTGTGACTTCCACCTGACGTCCTCTGAGCTGTTGGGGTCACAGCTGACGGGCAGGGTGGTCCGATTCAAGTGTGATTACACCCTGCAGCAGTACACATCGGCGTTCAGCGATTCCGCGATGATGATCGTTTGGG GTAGCCGTCCGAGCCCCAGTCTCTCCGTCAGGCGTCACGTCGTCTCATTGCAAGACACAGTGGAGGTGATGTGCACTCCTCCACGTCATGAGGTTTCCTCCTATTGTGAATTCTACAAGGACAGGACCAAGGTCAAAGTAGAATCCTGTACGTACAACATCACGGGCAGTCAACTCCTCATCTGGGAAAATCCGGCCTTGCTAACGCCCGTCAACCTCACCTGTCGCTACATAACTGACAGCTACTTTCGCTCAGAGCCCAGTAATCACCACATGATATTTGTCGTCG ATGCAGCTCAAGCAATCACATCGACCGTGTGTGGGGTGTCTCTGGAACAAGGAGAAGGGGAATGGCAGTTTGACAGTGGAAGAGAAAGCACAGTCACTGTGAGGGCCGCCAGCAGTGACCAGCAGGCTAACAGCACCTGCGTCGCTGTATCTGACCAAACTAGTCTGGAGGAATCAGGACTTGGGGCATAG
- the LOC128747742 gene encoding uncharacterized protein LOC128747742 isoform X1: MDQFWLLTLFLSYMAVDAWPRRADKPHILLSDDEIKDGDTMTITCLVPIDYGGGTCSLYRKHSNFPFRQVTADRFTCKFHLTSSELLGPRPVSREVRFKCDYALQEYLSAFSENAVLEVWGSRPSPSLSVSRHVVSLKDTVEVNCPPPPSESSHRCDFYRDQYRIKSASCHYNITGNELVIWEKPAVLTPVNFTCRNRPEEYVRSEPSNHHMMFVVDAAQATTSMVCRVSVEHGEGEWVFDGDNKRTVTVRASSSDQQAENTCIAVPDQTSPEISAPGP, translated from the exons ATGGACCAATTCTGGCTCCTCACTTTGTTCCTGAGCT ATATGGCAGTGGACGCCTGGCCCAGAAGGGCTG ACAAACCCCACATCCTCTTGAGTGACGATGAAATCAAAGATGGCGACACGATGACAATCACCTGCCTTGTTCCCATCGACTATGGGGGCGGGACTTGCAGCCTGTACAGGAAACATTCCAATTTTcccttcagacaggtgaccgcaGACCGTTTCACCTGCAAATTCCACCTGACCTCCTCTGAGTTGCTGGGACCAAGGCCGGTGAGCCGTGAGGTCCGATTCAAGTGTGACTACGCCCTACAAGAGTACTTGTCGGCGTTCAGTGAAAATGCTGTGCTGGAGGTCTGGG GGAGCCGTCCGAGCCCCAGTCTCTCTGTCAGCCGTCACGTGGTCTCTTtgaaagacacagtggaggtgAATtgccctcctccaccttcagagTCGTCCCACCGCTGTGACTTTTACAGGGACCAGTACAGGATCAAATCTGCATCCTGCCACTACAACATCACTGGCAATGAGCTTGTCATCTGGGAAAAGCCAGCCGTGCTAACGCCCGTCAACTTCACCTGCCGCAACCGACCAGAGGAATACGTTCGCTCAGAGCCGAGCAATCACCACATGATGTTCGTTGTTG ATGCAGCTCAGGCCACCACGTCGATGGTCTGCAGGGTGTCAGTGGAACACGGAGAAGGGGAATGGGTGTTCGATGGTGACAACAAAAGGACAGTCACTGTGAGGGCCTCCAGCAGTGACCAGCAGGCTGAGAACACCTGCATCGCCGTACCTGACCAAACTAGTCCAGAGATATCAGCCCCCGGGCCATAG
- the zbtb37 gene encoding zinc finger and BTB domain-containing protein 37, which yields MERSGSIQLDIPDFSNSVLSHLNQLRVQGRLCDIVVHVQGQSFRAHKVVLAASSPYFRDHMSLNQMSTVSLTVIRNPSVFEQLLSFCYTGRLCLQLADIISYLTAASFLQMQHIIDRCTQILEGIHLKISLTDLEEEAAEEEPDGNSRGVRTLEAVVRGGQHAGLRLLGSQGSVEASETVSPVEEALSPLQIVEQSGMEVPPRTSKDTILRINRAGQWYVETSGEAERPGSAGEGSSVDGVRIKTERMEQWIGAEHQEEEGASMEEGATVMIDTSGRSTLVARPVGTLGVRTIQPSTRFSKSDRFSPTGSVVVLAERQRAKSESPGRMDEGRQPSSQGEEHASFDMGGYEDYLREQVGDRWFRYNPRLTCIYCCKSFNQKGSLDRHMRLHMGITPFVCRICGKKYTRKDQLEYHIRKHTGNKPFHCHVCGKSFPFQAILNQHFRKNHPDSKPQEAHSASPETTTTSVTSRGGPNDEASPSQEEPESGVGDRGKYGEEAHASGPGWGRGADVEITSCCTSSQSNAEAPQITAATASTFTYQAEQKKLNEETPHTPTTSYTT from the exons ATGGAGCGCTCAGGCAGCATCCAGCTAGACATCCCAGACTTCAGTAACTCCGTCCTCTCCCACCTGAACCAGCTGCGAGTCCAGGGCCGCCTCTGCGACATAGTGGTCCATGTGCAGGGCCAGAGCTTCCGGGCCCACAAGGTCGTCCTGGCCGCTAGCTCGCCATACTTCCGGGACCACATGTCGCTGAACCAGATGAGCACAGTGTCGCTGACCGTGATCCGCAATCCGTCCGTGTTCGAGCAGCTGCTGTCCTTCTGCTACACTGGCCGGCTCTGCCTGCAGCTTGCGGACATCATCAGTTACCTGACGGCCGCTAGCTTCCTGCAGATGCAGCACATCATCGACCGCTGCACCCAGATCCTGGAGGGGATCCACCTGAAGATCAGTCTGACTGACctggaagaagaagcagcagaggaggagcctGATGGAAACTCCAGAGGCGTCAGGACTCTGGAGGCGGTAGTGCGAGGTGGGCAACATGCAGGTCTGCGCCTCCTCGGCAGTCAGGGAAGTGTGGAGGCTAGTGAAACTGTAAGTCCAGTAGAGGAGGCTCTCAGTCCCCTGCAAATTGTGGAGCAAAGTGGGATGGAAGTGCCACCCAGAACCAGCAAAGACACCATCCTGCGGATCAACCGGGCTGGACAGTGGTACGTGGAGACCAGCGGCGAAGCTGAGCGACCTGGTAGTGCCGGGGAGGGCAGCAGTGTGGATGGAGTCAGGATCAAGACTGAGAGGATGGAGCAGTGGAttggagcagagcaccaggaagaggagggggccAGTATGGAAGAGGGAGCCACTGTGATGATCGACACATCAGGACGCAGCACGCTGGTGGCTCGACCTGTTGGAACGCTGGGTGTCCGCACTATTCAGCCGTCCACCAGATTCAGCAAGTCAGACAG GTTCAGTCCCACCGGCAGCGTGGTTGTGTTGGCCGAGCGACAGAGAGCAAAGAGTGAGTCCCCTGGCAGGATGGACGAGGGCCGGCAGCCCAGCTCCCAG GGAGAAGAGCATGCATCATTTGACATGGGCGGCTACGAAGACTACCTGAGGGAGCAGGTCGGAGACCGCTGGTTCCGTTACAACCCCAGACTCACCTGCATCTACTGTTGTAAGTCCTTCAACCAGAAGGGAAGCCTGGACCGCCACATGCGCCTGCACATGGGCATCACGCCGTTTGTCTGTCGCATTTGCGGTAAGAAGTACACGCGCAAAGATCAGCTGGAGTATCACATCCGCAAGCACACGGGCAACAAGCCCTTCCACTGCCACGTCTGCGGCAAGAGTTTCCCCTTCCAGGCCATCCTCAACCAGCACTTCCGCAAGAACCACCCTGACAGCAAGCCCCAGGAGGCCCACAGCGCCTCCCCGGAGACCACCACCACTTCCGTCACGTCCCGAGGTGGCCCCAACGACGAAGCCTCTCCCAGCCAGGAGGAGCCAGAGAGCGGCGTTGGCGACAGGGGCAAGTACGGCGAAGAAGCGCATGCGTCCGGACCAGGGTGGGGCAGGGGGGCAGACGTGGAGATCACATCCTGTTGCACCTCAAGCCAATCTAACGCTGAAGCACCTCAAATCACTGCAGCAACCGCATCTACCTTCACCTACCAAGCTGAACAAAAGAAGCTCAATGAAGAAACGCCACACACTCCGACAACCTCATACACCACATGA
- the LOC128760280 gene encoding NLR family CARD domain-containing protein 3-like, whose protein sequence is FQLLEKEFFSYVQKELDRVWWVLTPEKPEPHETEEEKQQWRSIREEFLRITVHLLRNIKEEDLADRLWSRSCAAECGPQLKKRLQKNFQNVSEGISKAGTSAPLNQIYTELYITVGGTGQVNQEHEVRQIEAATRNQTRPETTIRQEELFKPDRDQPIRSLLTKGVAGIGKTLLTQKLTLDWAEDKAHQNFQLMFPFNFRELNLLKEKKLSLVELVHLFFPETKESGLSSFEGVRVLFILDGLDECRLPLDFNSQVLTEATESASVDVLLTNLIRRNLLPSAHLWITTRPAAANQIPPECVDMVTEVRGFTDLQKEEYFRKRFRDEEQTTIISHIRSSRSLYIMCHIPIFCWITATVLEDMLKSRETRELPKTLTEMYIHFLVVQAKVRNSKFDKGDMTDQHWTPESRKMMESLGKLAFEQLQRRNLIFYKEDLTECGIDITAASVYSGVLTQIFKEERGLYQDKVFCFIHLSLQEFLAALHVHLKFFNSGVNLLVEKQTSKSNKTRTPKEIKLFYETAVGQSLESPNGHLDLFLRFLLGLSLKTNQSLLIGLLTPTTSDSHICKNTAEFITKTINGDISPGRIINLFHCLNELKDTSLVERVQQLHRSGHLSKGLSRAQWSAVAYILLSSEENLDMFDLKKYSASEEAFCRLKLVIEASKKVLLARCELTERSGSLLSSVLSSPSSSLTQLDLSHNYLYDSGVRLLCAGLKSPYCHLETLRLRWCGLSEEICTDFSSVLSSSSSRLTHLDLSDNQLFDVAVKALSAALESSHCHLETLSLSGCLISERGCASLASALRSNPSHLRELDLSYNDPRGPGLEQLSAGLQSPDWRLETLRVDHGGEQRLRSGLPKYFCPLTLDPATAHRHLQLSYDNRTAEHVTKNHNHPGHSNRFERWVQVLCGDVLTGRCYWEVEWKGEADVVVTYRREDESLFGSDDQSWSLRCHDKGYCADHDGTFTEVEFKSGTRVGVFVDCPAGTVSFYTVSREAQHHLHTFSTTFTRPLYAGFGLSWPGSSVALCDPFNL, encoded by the exons ttccagctgctggagaaggagttCTTCAGTTATGTGCAGAAGGAGTTGGACAGAGTATGGTGGGTTCTGACTCCTGAAAAACCAGAACCTCATGAGACtgaggaagaaaagcagcagTGGAGAAGCATCAGAGAAGAATTCTTGAGGATCACAGTTCATCTCCTAAGGAACATTAAGGAGGAGGATCTGGCTGACcgtctgtggagca GAAGTTGTGCTGCAGAGTGTGGACCTCAACTGAAGAAAAGGCTGCAGAAGAACTTCCAAAATGTGTCTGAAGGGATCTCTAAAGCAGGAacctctgcccctctgaatcagatctacacagagctctataTCACTGTGGGGGGCACAggccaggtcaaccaggagcatgAGGTCCGCCAGATTGAAGCAGCGACCAggaaccagaccagaccagaaacTACCATCAGACAGGAAGAGCTCTTCAAACCGGACAGAGACcaaccaatcaggagcctgctgacaaaaggcgtggctggcattgggaagaccctcctgacacagaagctgactctggactgggctgaagacaaagcccaccagaactttcagctcatgtttcctttcaacttcagagagctgaacctgctgaaagagaagaagctgagtttggtggaacttgttcatctcttctttcctgaaaccaaagaatcaggactcagcagctttgaaggagtccggGTTCTGTTCATcctggacggtctggacgagtgtcgactccctctggacttcaacagtcagGTCCTAacagaagctacagagtccgcctcagtagacgtcctgctgaccaacctcatcaggcgAAACCTGCTgccctcagctcacctctggataaccacacgacctgcagcagccaatcagatccctcctgagtgtgtggacatggtgacagaggtcagggggttcactgacctccagaaggaggagtacttcaggaagaggttcagagatgaggagcagaccaccatcatctctcacatcaggagctcacgaagcctctacatcatgtgccacatccccatcttctgctggatcactgccacagttctggaggacatgttgaagagcagagagaccagagagctgcccaagaccctgactgagatgtacatccacttcctggtggttcaggccaaagtaaGGAACAGTAAGTTTGATAAAGGAGATATGACAGACCAACACTGgactcctgagagcaggaagatgatggagtctctgggaaaattagcatttgagcagctgcagagaagaaacttgatcttctataaagaagacctcacagagtgtggcatcgacatcacagctgcttcagTTTATTCAGGAGTTTTGACCCAGATCTTTAAAGAGGAGAGAGGgctgtaccaggacaaggtcttctgcttcatccacctgagtctccaggagtttctggctgctcttcatgtccacctgaagttcttcaactctggagtcaatctgctggtggaaaaacaaacatccaaatCCAATAAAACCAGGACACCTAAAGAGATTAAACTATTCTACGAAACAGCAGTGGGCCAGAGCCTAGAAAGTCCAAACGGACATCTGGACTTATTCCTGCGCTTCCTCTTGGGTCTTTCACTGAAGACCAACCAGAGTCTCCTTATAGGTTTGCTGACACCAACGACAAGTGACTCTCATATTTGTAAGAATACAGCTGAGTTCATCACAAAAACGATAAATGGGGATATATCTCCAgggagaatcatcaatctgttccactgtctgaatgagctgaaggacacttctctggtGGAGAGGGTCCAACAGCTGCATAGATCAGGTCATCTCTCCAAAGGTCTGTCACGTGCACAATGGTCTGCTGTGGCCtacatcttactgtcctcagaagAAAATCTGGAcatgtttgacctgaagaaatactctgcttcCGAAGAGGCTTTTTGCAGACTGAAGCTTGTCATCGAAGCTTCGAAGAAAGTTTT ACTGGCACGTTGCGAACTaacagagagaagtggttcccttctgtcctcagtcctcagctctccgtcctctagtctgactcAACTGGACCTTAGTCACAACTACCTGTATGATTCAGGAGTGaggctgctgtgtgctggactgaagagtccatactgtcacctggagactctcag GCTTCGATGGTGTGGACTATCAGAGGAGATTTGCACTGATTtttcctcagtcctcagctcttcatcctctcgtctgacacactTGGACCTGAGTGACAATCAACTGTTTGATGTAGCAGTGAAGGCTCTGTCTGCCGCACTGGAGAGttcacactgtcacctggagactctcag tctgtcagggtgtctgatctcagagagaggctgtgcttctctggcctcagctctgagatccaacccctcccacctgagagagctggacctgagctacaatgATCCaagaggaccaggactggagcagctgtctgctggactgcagagtccagactggaggctggagaccctcag GGTGGACCACGGTGGAGAGCAGAGGTTAAGAAGTGGCCTGCCCAAAT ATTTCTGTCCGCTCACACTGGACCCAGCCACAGCACACCGGCACCTCCAACTGTCCTACGACAACAGGACGGCAGAGCATGTGACCAAAAATCACAACCACCCAGGACATTCAAACAGGTTTGAGCGCTGGGTTCAGGTGCTGTGTGGAGATGTTCTGACCGGTCgctgttactgggaggtggagtggaaaGGAGAAGCTGACGTCGTAGTTACTTACAGAAGAGAAGACGAATCTCTTTTTGGATCCGATGACCAGTCCTGGAGTCTGAGGTGCCATGATAAAGGTTATTGTGCCGATCATGATGGAACATTCACAGAGGTCGAGTTCAAGTCTGGCACTAGAGTCGGCGTGTTTGTGGACTGTCCTGCTGGAACTGTGTCCTTCTACACAGTCTCCCGTGAAGCTCAGCACCACCTCCACACCTTCTCCACCACCTTCACTAGACCCCTGTATGCAGGATTTGGACTGAGCTGGCCTGGTTCTTCTGTGGCTCTGTGTGACCCTTTTAATCTGTAG
- the serpinc1 gene encoding antithrombin-III: MKPSDWLLVLLSLVSVASAFDICDAKPKDIPLEPRCIYRTQEPDGPTEEPIPENTNPRVWELSKANSRFALSIFKELASSRTPESNIFMSPISVSTAFAMTKLGACDQTLEQIMKVFEFDSVKEKTSDQIHFFFAKLNCRLYRKKDKTTVLTSANRLFGEKSLHFNETYQNISETVYGAKLMPLSFQENPELARLTINNWIANKTQNRIQETLPEGVLDTNTILVLVNTIYFKGQWKHKFGKEDVFSSDFHINAGRKCSVSMMYQETKFRYGNFLEDKVQLLEMPYLGDDITMVLLLPSRDTTLREVEANFDLKKFNTWVDNMKEITVSVNIPRFQVEDSFSLKDKLRKMGLTDLFDPDKASLPGMLEDGSMSLFISDAFHKAFLEVNEEGSEAAASTAIVAVGRSFNLDREIFLADRPFLLFIRESTINTLLFIGRVANPCDQ, from the exons ATGAAGCCATCTGATTGGCTCTTGGTACTTTTGTCGCTTGTCTCGGTCGCCTCCGCGTTCGACATTTGCGACGCCAAACCCAAAGACATTCCTCTTGAGCCGCGCTGCATCTACCGCACCCAGGAGCCTGATGGCCCAACAGAGGAGCCGATACCTGAAAACACCAACCCCCGGGTGTGGGAGCTGTCCAAGGCCAACAGCCGCTTCGCCTTGTCCATCTTCAAAGAGCTGGCCAGCAGCAGGACCCCGGAGTCCAACATCTTCATGTCCCCCATCAGTGTGTCCACGGCGTTCGCCATGACCAAGCTGGGGGCCTGCGACCAGACGCTGGAGCAGATCATGAAG GTGTTTGAGTTTGACTCCGTCAAAGAGAAAACCTCGGATCAAATCCACTTCTTCTTTGCCAAACTCAACTGTCGTCTCTATAGGAAGAAGGACAAGACCACGGTGTTGACGTCCGCTAACCGCCTCTTTGGAGAGAAGTCTCTGCATTTCAATGAGACCTACCAGAACATTAGCGAGACCGTGTACGGAGCCAAGCTGATGCCTCTCAGCTTCCAG GAAAACCCAGAGCTGGCCCGCCTCACCATCAACAACTGGATCGCTAACAAGACGCAGAACCGCATCCAGGAGACTCTTCCCGAAGGAGTTTTGGACACAAACACGATTCTTGTTCTGGTCAACACAATCTACTTCAAG GGTCAGTGGAAACACAAGTTTGGCAAAGAAGACGTTTTCAGCTCTGACTTTCATATCAACGCTGGGAGAAAATGCTCAGTCAGCATGATGTACCAGGAGACCAAGTTCCGATACGGGAACTTCCTTGAGGACAAGgtgcagctgctggagatgCCGTACCTGGGAGATGACATCACCATGGTGCTGCTCCTGCCGAGCAGAGACACAACACTGAGAGAG GTAGAGGCAAATTTTGACTTGAAGAAGTTCAACACCTGGGTGGACAACATGAAGGAAATCACTGTCTCCGTGAACATTCCTCGGTTTCAAGTGGAGGACAGCTTCAGTCTGAAGGATAAGTTGAGAAAGATGGGTTTGACGGACCTCTTCGATCCAGACAAGGCCAGTCTGCCGG GAATGCTGGAAGACGGAAGCATGAGTCTTTTTATTTCGGATGCATTCCACAAAGCTTTCCTGGAG gTGAACGAAGAGGGCAGCGAGGCGGCTGCATCCACTGCCATCGTGGCCGTTGGACGCTCCTTCAATTTAGACCGGGAGATTTTCCTGGCGGACCGTCCGTTCCTGCTCTTCATCAGGGAGTCCACCATCAACACGCTCCTGTTTATTGGCCGTGTTGCCAACCCCTGTGACCAATAA